AGAGGGACTTGTTATAAGGagatgtagtgacaggagaaagggtaatggctttaagctgaaaaaaggcagatttcaattagatataaggaagaagtgagTCACTATACTAGGACAGAGTCGCTATAagtaaaccattctgtgaatctATGAAATGTGtctttctataaaaaaaaaaaaaaacaacaaaaaaacaaaacccaaaacttctACAGATGAGTGCAATAAAttgaatttcctttcattttactttgaCATTTCACATTTCCTTTCCCTGACTTGAATTTTTGTCTGCTCTTACGAAGGACTTTTCTGATCTTCCTCGTTGTCAGTAAGTATAACATAATCcatagaaaaatatataaagtaaGACAAAAATGTGAAGATGGAAAAGGAACTGGCTTAAGGGAATGACGCTTAATAAGGCAACGTGTGCATTTTCAcagaggaaataagaaaaataaaaaaacaaaggaaacccaaaaccaaacaaaacatagATATTTAAGGCAAAGAAGAATGGTTAAATAAGGAGCATAAATGTTCCTACAGTATACTTTTAGCATCCCAAAAGCAGGTCAAACGTGTATGAAAAGTGTAGAGACAGATAAACAACAAAGAGTGCACACAGTCTTCAATCAGCTTGCATATTCTTCTAaattctaaaacaaaaaaatcaagttcATTGAGATAGTGAAGTGTAAGCTTCAAACATACTCTCCAAAACTctgaattttttaatattattttatttttaagaaatactcTCTTTTTAAGAAATACTCTCtagttttcctattttcttcttaaaacacAGTAATATTCTTAAAATCTACATGTTGCAGGGAATGTACAATCAGCCACAGTGTGGATAATGATCAGTTATGAGAACCAGTACAAGCTCCTATGAGTGAAATAAATCGGTAAAGTTTCCCCATGTGTCTTGTACTAGCCTGTACAGCTGTGAATATTATTGCTTGAATTCTTtaagtatttataaaaaaaaaatgactcaTTAGAAGTAACTGTTAACTAAATTCAGAAGAACTCAGAATACATTAGTCTACTCTCAACATACAGAGCTCTGTGCTTACCACTTGTCAGAGTGATACCACAAAGTTCAAGAGATGCCGAGCTGTGTTAATAAATTATTACAAAGGTAAGATAATATATTTGATACATGTGTCTCCATCAGGAGCTGGTAAGTCTAAATATGACATtgtatgacaaaaaaaaaaccccacaaaatatATTAAGACAACTAACacttttccctgaaaaaaacctaTTTATAAtaaacaggatttaaaaaagaaaaaaaaatccacaaaaattgcctttttagaaaaggccttttttttttttctttgcatcaaATATGTGCTAATCAGCAGCAGTCCATGCACTTAgatagaaaacaaattattgACAGACATTTAAGAGAAAAGTAagacagaaagggaaagcagTGTATTTTACATGTATACTTTCCAGGTATTGTCCATTTATTTACTTTGTAGGCTTTTAATTACAGATTCTGTTTGAATTTTAATAAAGCTAAACCTTATTTAGAAATACTGTAAATGTTCCTCCATTCAATTCATTTATAAAAAAGTACTAAACAGATTGATCTGCAAAGTACAAACATGGTCATCCAGAAATTACTTGAATTACTTGTACTGTTAGCATAGTCTCTAGCTCAGAGTTAGAAATCCTGCTCACTAACTGAGAACACCTGTTAATACACCTTCACTTTGGATTAACAGCAACATGCTGGAGGAAGATTTGAGATCAACTACTACATCCTAAGTGAACTACACAGTTGTAAAATTCTCATGCTTTGCATTCCTTCCTTATTCTCCTGGGCGGGGAAGGGTGAGAAGGGGACGACACATCAATATCTAATTAGCTATATAAAGTGGATCAGCTTTAGCTGCATCCCAAAGTCCTCACCAAGGAAGCAGGATTTACAGGTCCATATTTCTGTTCCAAAAAGCAGGATTTGACCTGTAGGCAGGATCTGAGAACCTACCTGTTATGTGAAAATGGTGACTACCTGGCTATTGGGAAACAGCGTCTAGCCAGAGCCAAAAATGTCTGGTTGCTGCCTGTCCCTTCTGTTATGCTTTATTTGGTAGTCATGATCCGAGGACGCCTAAGACACTGAATCCAACTAGTGAGATAGGCAAGAGAAAGCCTTGCTGAAAATGCCCCTGGGGTTAGGTGTGAGGTTGGGTTTTGAGCATCTTGCACAAGCAGGACGTAGGCAGTTCTGACATGCCCGCTGGCAGGAACTATGTGGACTTAACCATCACTGGGGCAACTACAGGGTAACAGCAGGTAAGTAGGAGTTTTAAGGATCTCAGAAGCAGTTAAATGCTGCTGAAAGAGAGTGgaaattaaaaccttttttgtataatttttaaaatgggaCTTAAATGTTAAATATCATCCTGATAActcaaaactgaatttaaatatataGCATAAATGCACTGAATTCTCTTTGTCCTACAATAtcctaataatttttttttaacagattacATGTTGAATTATGTATTCCTTTACAGCAGCTTCATAGTAGGAAACTCCAGCTGAATAAAGCTAAtggaacagagcagaaaatcaAGCTCTTTGTCTAGTTTGATCTAATCTCTAATTCACATTCCTAAAAAGTTAGAGAGATGCAGAAGTGGACACAAAGATTAAGGATATCATATGTCCAGACTTTTGGTCCAATCCAGTCAGAATGCTGCTGTTTCACTGAGTATTGACATTACAAGGTCTGAACAGTCTGTCCGGATTTAGCAATGCCAACAGTCTTGTATCTATTAGCAGTCAACCCAAGAGACTGCCCATGCGTTTTAGCACAAGTATACTATTAAGCACATAAACAGACACTGTATACTTTGCTAAAGCTGTGCATTAACGTTTTGAAGGAGAGAACCTTCAACACAAGGTTTGTTAATTCTTATAAATATCCTCCAAAATATGACTTTTCATAAATGTGTGTGACTGTTTTCAACTATGTTGACAACAGTACCATGTCCCCTGAAGTTATTTCAGAGTCCTGACTGTGTGTAGAGCTGATACCAGTGTCAGAGTCTGTATCATTTATGTCCAGATTAGTCACTCTATGAACAACATCAGGAACAGCAATTCTGTTACTGGACACGACACTACCCTTGGATGGTTCTTCATTTGATGGAAGCCTAGTTTCAATGTTGTCTTTAACATGTAGTAAATTAAATTCTTCTGTAAGAAGttcatattctttttccttcttttgaagTAGCGAGTCCCTGTATGTAAGTTCTTTCTGAATGCAGCTCAGGTACGAGTTAATTCTTAGACCATCTTTCATACTTTTTTCCAGCTCACATTTTACACTTTCCAAATTTGTGTTTTCCAGTTCACCATTAGCAGCTCCTTCTGTGTGAACATcatctccatttttttctgtgcatatACCGTGTACCTCTCTTTCAATTTCAGCACACAGCTTCTCTATTAATTGTCTGTGATGTTTCAGTCTCTCTTCAACCTGTAAAATGCCCTCACTTTTGCTCAAGTAGTCATGCATCTCTTTTTGATCATCTGGTCTACTGACTTGCTGCTCAGCCTCACCTGGACTGATCATTAAATAGGAGTCCTGCACATAATTTTCTCCATCATTGGCTACACGATCTAGATGGAATTTTGCTTCACATTTTTCGATTTCCATATCTAGTTCCTTCATTCTAAGGACTTGTTGATGAATAGTATGGTCTTGGGAAATGATCAGATGAATGAGTGTCTCCATATTATCTCTCTCTTGCTGAACactgtcttgtttcagcttggCCAGTTTGCGGAAAGTCTTCCTcacaattttcttttgcttgtctATTGGCAACATCTTCATGTAATTTGCTGGACTGAGCTCCCACTGTTTTTCTACATTTTGCACTACCTTAGCTTCAGCTGTCTTCCAcaatggaaatgaaaggaaagcatCTGACTTTACCAACACAAAATGCAAATTAGACTGCTCTTCCCCCCAGGCCTTCCAAAGTCTCAGGATCTTTGTCAAGGGAGGAAGTACTCGCTCTGAGCCTCTCCATTTTTCGACAATACAGTAATCACTTGGTTTTCCAAAAAGAACCTTTTTCTCTCCAAACGTTGCCTGATGTTCCTCAAGCAGTGCTTGAATCACTTCTGCGCAAGTTGTGCGCTTTGTAAGGCCACATACGATCTTCTCTTCCTggcaaacccaaaccacaatttctctttcatttgaaGCCATGTCCTTGGTGGGAGAcctggaaaacaaggaaagaccaaatataaattatatatcaACAGCGCAGACCATGCAAATAATAACTACAATTCTGATGTGACTACCACATTGAAAAATTCCAGTATTACTGTACAAGACAATATACTTGTTTAAATTACATGAGGAAGTATCTTTGGATTAAATAACATTTCAgctactgctttatttttattattattattagtccAGCTGAATGAGAACATAaaacaaaatgtcttttatCAAGTTTAGGTTTTGTATGCTTCTTGTAAGTGTGTATTAACAGCAAGTGATAAAATCTGGCAATCTGGATTACTTTCTAGACTGCTCCTTGGATAACATAACTTTCAGATCTGCATATCTGTTTTCTTCACACAGACACTGTGCAAACATTTGTAAGCTCTTAATATCACTGACGCTTCTGAAAGGAAGAATCATGCCTTTAAATATGCACTGAACATAGACGGACTAAGAAAAGGTGATTGAACATCACCTAAGATAAACAAACTTGATGATAGGAGAAATCTAAAGCTCTTTTGACACACATACACCCACACAAGCATAAACACCATTGTTTTCCACTGTGATTTTTCACTAACAAGTCTGAAGAAATCTGTTGCTTTTCCTGAAGGACCGAAAAGCCTGAATTCCAGTGAGTTGTGAGGGAATACCAgctgttaaaaaatacatatatagcTCCATACTTTATAAGCTTTGTAATGATGCAGAAATTCcacaaaatgttaaaaaaaaaaaaaaaaaaatatcctgttAAAGTGCTGTTAACCTGACATTAGCAGCAGCTGGTACTTCCTTATACATTGAGATATCTAACTTCTGGTGTCTAAGACCCTATTATGACTAATGTAGCTGTCGAATTAATACAGTCAAGGGAGCCTAAAGTGCAATTCAGCTGACCAAATGTCAGATAACTCCTAAGTTTGTCCACTGGACTGACATGGGCCTACACTGGCAGAGTGGCCTTGTGGAACCTGTCCAAGATATTCCTGTCCTCTAGCCTCCACATGCATAATTTACTGCTTGCCTAGACCTGCTGATTTGCCTCTTGCCTGAAATGACAAAATAGTAAATTCCTTaaggaaaaatgcatttctccTGAATTTCTGGTGTCACTTCCAGTTCATCTGAATGAATAAGATTTAACTCAGCCTGACAGAGAAAGCTagagaatgaaaataagaattcagaaaaatattcaaaggGCTCAACATATGTTTCTAGGACTACTtgttttcagtacttttctAGTCTTCTGAGAAGCAGTAAGAACTTTTACTTTACTGAATTAGGGTTATGCCCTATGATTATTAAAGCAATCcaacttgtttcttttccttaactATTACACAACATGACAGACACACTGCAATCCAATAAATTGAACTATGATTGACTCAGCTCCAGGTGCCACTCTGACCAAGACCCAGTAATAGTCAGGAGACTGCAAATGAATACTAATAAAATCTACACAAGTGAGTTTATTAGTAACATCGCACAGTAGAGCTCTGTCCAGCTACATTGCTCCAGGTCTTGTAACATTCCTCTgtaaaatctgtgttttgttaGATTACTTTAAGTAATGACATCATTTTCCCAGTTCAATAGCTCCCTCTTACAGCCCAGCAttttacaataatttttttttaaactggtgTTCAGAAGATTAATAATGTTTTCATAGACTACTTCTCAAAATAGTAAAGCTTAAGCCACAGATACAGAAAATGGCACAATGGCACAAAGATGATGTCAGACTAAATAacattccagtatctgaagggggccttcaaggatgctggagagggactcttcaatagggactgtagtgatagggcaaagggtaatgggttaaaagttaaacaagggaagtttagattggatataaggaagaagttttttactgtaagggtggtgaggcactggaatgggttgcccagggaagttgtgaatgttccatccctggcagtgttcaaggccaggatgcaCAGAGGCTCaggtggcacggtttagtgtgaggtgtccctgcccacggcaggggggctggaactagatgatcttaatgtcctttccaaccctaagtattctatgattctattattctaataTTACTGTTAAGTATGTCACATGCTAAAAGGTCAATATCTGTAACTGGTTTTAGGTTTACAGAATACAGGATgctatagaaatatttttttctgttgacagATTGGTAGTTAAATGAAACTTACATAGACAATTGCAACATAAGTCAGCtataactgtaaaataaatcagtatttgttttacagcacagagataaaaacaaaacaaagccagatAAGCTACAGACTTGGGTTCGATGTTAAGCATAATAAAATTATGCAATAACaaaattattcataaatttgcatAATAAAATCTGCATAATAAAATTATgcaaaattataaaaatacagtGTCTCAAATCATGTTCAGTAGTGAACCAAAAGTAACTGACCTAGAAACAAAACTTTATTACCAGTTATTGAATTTCAAGTTATAAAAgtactgacagaaaaaaaaagaaaaaaaaaaaaagcataaaaacatAGGAAATAGTGGATCAGGACTTTGAAGCAG
The sequence above is a segment of the Lathamus discolor isolate bLatDis1 chromosome 1, bLatDis1.hap1, whole genome shotgun sequence genome. Coding sequences within it:
- the RASSF9 gene encoding ras association domain-containing protein 9 — encoded protein: MAPFGRNLLKARHKNRSPTKDMASNEREIVVWVCQEEKIVCGLTKRTTCAEVIQALLEEHQATFGEKKVLFGKPSDYCIVEKWRGSERVLPPLTKILRLWKAWGEEQSNLHFVLVKSDAFLSFPLWKTAEAKVVQNVEKQWELSPANYMKMLPIDKQKKIVRKTFRKLAKLKQDSVQQERDNMETLIHLIISQDHTIHQQVLRMKELDMEIEKCEAKFHLDRVANDGENYVQDSYLMISPGEAEQQVSRPDDQKEMHDYLSKSEGILQVEERLKHHRQLIEKLCAEIEREVHGICTEKNGDDVHTEGAANGELENTNLESVKCELEKSMKDGLRINSYLSCIQKELTYRDSLLQKKEKEYELLTEEFNLLHVKDNIETRLPSNEEPSKGSVVSSNRIAVPDVVHRVTNLDINDTDSDTGISSTHSQDSEITSGDMVLLST